One genomic segment of Mauremys mutica isolate MM-2020 ecotype Southern chromosome 10, ASM2049712v1, whole genome shotgun sequence includes these proteins:
- the LOC123378702 gene encoding ciliogenesis-associated TTC17-interacting protein — translation MDDADSPAPVQRVQAASEGATEFLSLIGAEELSLCLFAESLVMVSESGQPLGHFSVSVQPACYEEQGGQEEDCYLVHATSQGTINEVPCGSSITAYVSKRLETLEQHQQEYVKFRAHPLDRKTHVVKRGDRLVVTKIIEEGEHEVQTQSVSYSCASLHGLISEAANLLVLRVLARRRAVPQNTTFLAFDTEACVCTSTYAALGFQKQQVGVTEVEVFVLERAVCPDEGIPMTWQFCFLSDGHLARRVQVGSPATMLLQQLPVLIDVDEVEPRPVFEKKPLDWEEDVQLYSQFLDRKEELQAGHTSYARRHPELRALLADFLQLLLLHKPDDVLTFAAEFFAPFASQRPPGSTFRASGKPSPFRARV, via the exons ATGGATGACGCCGACTCGCCAGCGCCGGTGCAGAGGGTCCAAGCAGCCAGCGAGGGGGCCACTGAATTCCTCTCGCTCATTG GCGCGGAGGAGCTGAGCCTCTGTCTCTTTGCGGAGTCGCTGGTCATGGTCTCGGAGAGCGGCCAGCCGCTCGGGCACTTCTCGGTCTCGGTGCAGCCGGCCTGCTACGAGGAGCAGGGCGGGCAGGAAGAGGACTGCTACCTGGTCCATGCCACCAGCCAGGGCACCATCAACGAAGTGCCCTGCGGCTCCTCCATCACGG CTTACGTATCAAAGCGGCTGGAAACCCTGGAGCAGCATCAGCAGGAATACGTGAAG TTCAGAGCCCACCCCCTGGACAGAAAGACCCACGTAGTGAAGCGCGGAGACAGGCTGGTTGTCACGAAAATCATTGAGGAaggggag CATGAAGTCCAGACCCAGAGCGTCTCCTACAGCTGCGCCTCCCTGCACGGCCTCATCTCGGAAGCTGCCAACTTGCTGGTGCTGCGGGTGCTGGCCAGGCGAAGGGCCGTGCCCCAGAACACCACCTTCCTGGCCTTCGACACCGAGGCCTGCGTCTGCACCTCCACCTAC GCCGCCTTGGGTTTCCAGAAGCAGCAGGTGGGCGTGACGGAGGTGGAGGTGTTTGTGCTTGAGAGGGCCGTGTGCCCGGACGAGGGCATCCCGATGACCTGGCAGTTCTGCTTCCTCTCCGACGG ACATCTGGCCCGTCGTGTCCAGGTTGGGTCCCCGGCCACCatgctgctccagcagctgcccGTTCTCATCGATGTAG ACGAAGTGGAGCCCCGGCCCGTCTTCGAGAAGAAGCCCCTGGACTGGGAGGAAGACGTGCAGCTTTATTCCCAGTTCCTGGACAGGAAG GAGGAGCTGCAGGCCGGCCACACCTCCTATGCCCGGCGCCACCCGGAGCTGCGGGCGCTGCTGGCcgacttcctgcagctcctgctgctgcacaAGCCCGACGACGTCCTCACCTTCGCCGCCGAGTTCTTCGCCCCCTTCGCCAGCCAGCGCCCGCCGGGCAGCACCTTCCGGGCCTCCGGCAAGCCCAGCCCCTTCCGCGCCCGAGTCTGA